The following are encoded together in the Chlorocebus sabaeus isolate Y175 chromosome 12, mChlSab1.0.hap1, whole genome shotgun sequence genome:
- the IFNK gene encoding interferon kappa — MVQAQCSISCGWHVKEYLKHHCQIHIFWIFFSLKQQQQQKISTIPDMIQKCLWLEFLMGMFIAGTLSLDCNLLNVHLRRVTWQNLRLLSSMSNSFPVECLRENIAFELPQEFLQYTQHMKRDIKKAFYEMSLQTFNIFSQHTFKSWKERHVKQIQIGLDQQAEYLNQCLEEDKNENEDMKEMKENEMKPSEARVPQLSNLELRRYFNRIDNFLKEKKYSDCAWEIVQVEIRRCLYYFYKFTALFRRK, encoded by the coding sequence GCACGTGAAGGAGTACTTAAAACATCATTGTCAAATCCAcatcttctggattttttttagcttgaaacaacaacaacaacaaaaaataagcacCATACCTGACATGATTCAAAAGTGTCTGTGGCTTGAGTTCCTTATGGGTATGTTCATTGCTGGCACCCTATCCCTGGACTGTAACTTACTGAATGTTCACCTGAGAAGAGTCACCTGGCAAAATCTGAGACTTCTGAGTAGTATGAGCAATTCATTTCCTGTAGAATGTCTACGAGAAAACATAGCTTTTGAGTTGCCCCAAGAGTTTCTACAATACACCCAGCATATGAAGAGGGACATCAAGAAAGCCTTCTATGAAATGTCCCTACAGACCTTCAACATCTTCAGCCAACACACCTTCAAATCTTGGAAAGAGAGACACGTCAAACAAATCCAAATAGGACTTGATCAGCAAGCAGAGTACCTGAACCAATGCTTGGAGGAAGacaagaatgaaaatgaagacatgaaagaaatgaaagagaatgagATGAAACCCTCAGAAGCCAGGGTCCCCCAGCTGAGTAACCTCGAACTGAGGAGATATTTCAACAGGATAGACAAtttcctgaaagaaaagaaatacagtgaCTGTGCCTGGGAGATTGTCCAAGTGGAAATCAGAAGATGTTTGTACTACTTTTACAAATTCACAGCTCTATTCAGGAGGAAATAA